Proteins from a genomic interval of Flammeovirgaceae bacterium SG7u.111:
- a CDS encoding DPP IV N-terminal domain-containing protein: MHLFSSMLLSCLLLSSITFAQGTLADFKRADSLREAFKNKVYYSPQRFHWQDKSTLWYSNQTAEGTEYMLVDVLEKKKEKAFDHEKLAATLSQESNSEVKSFALEIKDLKFSKEENSFSFEWKDSTWIIGKGNYEVLKKEVIQKNERDWGYWGNSRDELGNDPIKSPDGVWEASVKEYNMYLRNIETKEEFQLSFDGAAGEYYSSYLTWSPDSKKIATYKFRPNTKHFIYFVDSSPDDQVQPKLETREYLKPGDALPVKTPSLFLVEEKKQIQVDNSLITNQFSLSRINWKKDSQNFTFEYNQRGHQLYRILEVNASSGAIRTLVEETSKTFIDYGAKMMRHYTEDGKEIIWSSERDGWNHFYLYDVATGTVKNQITKGEWVVRELTYVDEKNREIIFQASGMKKGMDPYFTQYYRINFDGTGLQKLTSEDGNHAATFSEDHQYFVDTYSKVDEAQITLLRSAADGKVIMELEKGDISALEAAGWKKPDVFTAKGRDGKTDIWGIIIRPSTYDPKKSYPIIEYIYAGPHSSFVPKSFSGNYRYLHDLAELGFIVVSIDGMGTSNRSKAFHDVCWKNLKDSGFPDRITWMKAAAKKYPYMDIDRVGLFGGSAGGQSTVAGLLFHPEFYKVGSSSCGCHDNRMDKIWWNEQWMGYPIGKHYEECSNVVNAGKLEGKLLLILGEMDDNVDPSSTLQLVDALIKENKDFDFVMLPGVNHTLGGDFGMKKRRDFFVKHLFGVDPPSWKEMGK, translated from the coding sequence ATGCACCTCTTTTCTTCTATGCTTCTGAGCTGTTTACTGCTTTCAAGCATCACTTTTGCCCAAGGCACACTCGCGGATTTCAAACGGGCAGATTCCTTAAGAGAAGCCTTCAAAAACAAGGTTTATTATTCCCCCCAGCGCTTTCATTGGCAAGATAAAAGCACTTTGTGGTACAGCAACCAAACTGCGGAAGGGACGGAATACATGCTGGTAGATGTATTGGAAAAAAAGAAGGAAAAAGCATTTGACCATGAAAAACTAGCGGCAACTCTTTCCCAAGAAAGCAACAGCGAGGTAAAGTCTTTTGCATTAGAAATAAAGGACTTGAAATTTTCTAAAGAGGAAAATAGTTTTTCCTTCGAATGGAAAGACAGCACTTGGATCATAGGCAAGGGTAATTACGAAGTGCTCAAAAAAGAGGTGATCCAAAAAAACGAGCGCGACTGGGGCTACTGGGGAAATAGCCGAGATGAACTGGGAAATGACCCTATAAAATCACCTGACGGAGTTTGGGAAGCCTCTGTGAAAGAGTACAACATGTACCTACGAAACATCGAAACTAAAGAAGAATTCCAACTCAGTTTTGATGGCGCAGCCGGAGAATATTACTCTTCTTACCTCACTTGGTCGCCCGATTCTAAAAAGATTGCCACTTACAAATTTCGCCCAAACACAAAGCATTTTATCTACTTTGTAGACTCTTCTCCCGACGACCAAGTGCAGCCCAAGTTGGAGACCAGAGAATATTTAAAACCAGGGGATGCTTTGCCCGTAAAAACCCCTTCTCTTTTTTTGGTAGAAGAAAAGAAACAAATCCAAGTAGATAATTCACTTATAACCAACCAATTTTCTCTTTCAAGAATCAATTGGAAAAAAGACAGCCAAAACTTTACCTTCGAGTATAATCAGCGCGGGCATCAGCTTTACCGCATCCTTGAAGTCAACGCTTCTTCAGGTGCGATCAGAACGCTTGTGGAAGAAACCAGCAAGACTTTCATCGATTATGGTGCAAAAATGATGAGGCACTACACTGAAGATGGCAAGGAAATCATTTGGTCGTCGGAAAGGGACGGTTGGAACCACTTTTATTTGTACGATGTCGCCACGGGCACAGTGAAAAACCAGATCACCAAAGGGGAATGGGTGGTAAGGGAATTGACCTATGTAGATGAAAAAAACAGAGAAATTATTTTCCAAGCTAGTGGGATGAAAAAGGGCATGGATCCGTATTTCACCCAGTATTACCGCATCAATTTTGATGGAACGGGGCTACAAAAACTCACCAGCGAAGATGGAAACCACGCAGCTACGTTTTCTGAAGATCATCAGTACTTTGTGGATACCTACTCCAAAGTAGACGAGGCACAGATCACGCTTTTGCGCAGCGCAGCAGATGGAAAAGTCATTATGGAGCTGGAAAAAGGCGATATTTCTGCACTAGAAGCCGCTGGCTGGAAAAAACCAGATGTTTTTACAGCAAAAGGAAGGGACGGGAAAACGGATATTTGGGGGATCATTATCCGCCCTTCTACTTACGATCCCAAAAAATCGTACCCTATCATCGAATATATTTATGCGGGCCCGCACAGCTCTTTCGTACCCAAAAGCTTTTCGGGAAATTACCGCTACCTCCACGACCTTGCCGAACTAGGGTTCATCGTCGTTTCCATCGACGGTATGGGCACGTCCAACCGTTCCAAAGCCTTCCACGATGTTTGCTGGAAAAACCTCAAAGATTCGGGCTTCCCCGACCGCATTACATGGATGAAAGCGGCAGCAAAAAAATACCCTTACATGGACATTGACCGAGTTGGACTATTTGGAGGCTCAGCTGGTGGGCAAAGCACCGTTGCTGGCTTGCTTTTCCACCCCGAATTCTACAAAGTAGGTTCTTCTTCTTGTGGTTGCCACGACAACCGCATGGACAAAATCTGGTGGAACGAACAATGGATGGGCTACCCAATCGGAAAGCATTACGAAGAATGTTCGAATGTAGTAAATGCAGGAAAATTGGAAGGAAAGCTGTTGTTGATCCTCGGGGAAATGGACGATAATGTTGATCCTTCTTCTACCCTGCAACTGGTCGATGCGCTGATCAAAGAAAATAAAGATTTTGATTTTGTGATGTTGCCCGGCGTAAACCACACGCTTGGGGGAGATTTTGGTATGAAAAAGAGAAGGGATTTCTTTGTGAAGCACTTGTTCGGAGTCGATCCTCCAAGCTGGAAAGAGATGGGGAAATGA
- a CDS encoding M1 family metallopeptidase encodes MTLKNQFWAIALGILVMLASCTPQKPISQLKVIYTGSGKPAEGAVVYLDEHNYALRVNREGFVSIPEKFQAAVLPISTMAKNCKPVKLTATEDGQTIAIQIGDSMVSEIEKNLKIDPADSLRGDNGPYRSNYDLLYYNLDVKVDPAEKYLEGKNLVRFEMLKDGDTIQLELTPALQVDKILYKGQELSYERKYKSVFLAFPETLKKDATEEIEFYYSGNPKSEGRFGGVVFQEDSLGNPWIYTACQGPGPSVWWPNKDQQADEVDSMLIQISVPSDLVDVSNGKFMGKEELEDGYTKYVWKVHYPINNYSISMNIGKYTHFSDTLGDLPLDYYVLPYHLEQAKVQFAQAKPMLECYQNHFGEYAFMKDGYKLVEAPYSGMEHQSAVTYGNLFQNGYLGRDWTGVGTSMKFDFIIIHESGHEWFGNSITCHDYSDAWIHEGWCTYAEGVYVECMFGYDEAVKYINGYKEKVDNKTPMIGPIGVYHWPTQDIYFKGTLFMNTMRNVVNDDTKWWDFIKKYSEHFKRQNIYTTDVLNYFNEKLDRDFKAIFEQYLYRYTLPVLEMKFEGDSVQYRWNAEVADFDMPVKIGSGEKAKFIYPTTEWKTETLGELPKEDWKVDLDKFYIEMSEL; translated from the coding sequence ATGACATTAAAAAATCAATTTTGGGCGATTGCCTTGGGAATATTGGTCATGCTGGCCTCCTGCACCCCGCAAAAGCCCATCAGCCAATTGAAGGTAATTTATACGGGTTCGGGAAAGCCTGCGGAAGGTGCGGTGGTATACTTGGATGAGCATAATTATGCGCTCAGGGTCAATAGAGAGGGGTTTGTAAGCATCCCCGAAAAATTTCAAGCCGCAGTGCTTCCCATTTCCACTATGGCAAAAAACTGCAAACCGGTAAAGCTAACCGCCACCGAAGATGGACAAACCATCGCAATCCAGATCGGCGATTCGATGGTGAGCGAAATTGAAAAAAACTTAAAAATTGACCCAGCGGATTCGCTCCGAGGCGATAATGGACCGTACCGCTCCAACTACGATTTGCTGTATTATAATTTGGATGTAAAAGTAGATCCGGCGGAAAAATACCTTGAAGGGAAAAACTTGGTTCGCTTCGAAATGCTGAAAGATGGCGACACCATCCAGTTGGAGTTGACACCTGCTTTGCAAGTAGATAAAATCCTTTACAAAGGCCAAGAACTTTCTTACGAAAGAAAATACAAAAGCGTGTTTTTGGCTTTCCCAGAAACATTAAAAAAAGACGCGACCGAGGAAATCGAATTTTATTATTCTGGAAATCCGAAGTCCGAAGGCAGGTTTGGAGGCGTAGTTTTCCAAGAAGATTCGCTTGGCAATCCTTGGATCTACACCGCTTGCCAAGGCCCTGGCCCTAGCGTTTGGTGGCCAAACAAAGACCAGCAAGCCGACGAGGTGGACAGCATGCTTATCCAAATTTCCGTCCCTTCTGATCTGGTGGATGTTTCCAACGGAAAGTTTATGGGCAAAGAAGAACTGGAAGACGGCTACACCAAATACGTCTGGAAAGTACACTACCCCATCAACAATTACAGCATTTCGATGAACATCGGGAAATACACGCATTTCTCAGATACGCTCGGCGATTTGCCGCTCGATTATTACGTATTGCCTTACCATTTAGAGCAAGCCAAGGTTCAATTTGCGCAAGCAAAACCAATGTTGGAATGCTACCAAAACCACTTTGGGGAATATGCTTTCATGAAAGATGGCTACAAACTGGTGGAAGCACCTTACTCGGGCATGGAGCACCAAAGCGCGGTTACCTATGGCAACCTTTTCCAAAATGGATACTTGGGCAGAGATTGGACAGGCGTAGGCACAAGCATGAAATTTGACTTCATCATCATCCACGAAAGTGGGCACGAATGGTTTGGAAACAGCATCACCTGCCACGATTATTCCGATGCTTGGATCCACGAAGGCTGGTGTACCTATGCAGAAGGCGTGTATGTAGAATGCATGTTTGGCTACGATGAAGCGGTAAAATACATCAACGGGTACAAAGAAAAGGTCGACAACAAAACACCGATGATTGGCCCGATAGGCGTGTACCACTGGCCTACCCAAGATATTTATTTTAAGGGCACTTTGTTTATGAACACCATGAGAAATGTGGTGAATGACGACACCAAATGGTGGGACTTTATCAAAAAGTATTCAGAGCATTTCAAAAGGCAAAACATTTATACTACCGATGTGCTCAACTATTTCAATGAAAAACTGGACAGAGATTTCAAAGCTATTTTTGAGCAATACCTCTACCGCTACACGCTTCCTGTGTTGGAAATGAAATTTGAGGGAGATTCGGTGCAATACCGCTGGAATGCCGAGGTGGCAGATTTTGATATGCCAGTAAAAATTGGATCAGGGGAAAAGGCAAAATTCATTTACCCCACCACCGAATGGAAAACCGAAACCTTAGGAGAGTTGCCCAAAGAAGATTGGAAAGTTGACTTGGACAAATTCTATATCGAGATGAGTGAGTTATAA
- a CDS encoding family 43 glycosylhydrolase, which produces MKKVYLLLAFMLFSLLQAYSQENFKFDSPGAKNPIIPGWFADPTIVKIDNIYYIYATTDNEMLASGAPTLWYSKDFQNWYNYTMEVPSLESVNLRNFWAPDLVIGNDGKYYLYFGNCQAGCNIYGYVSDTPYGPWAKLHEDDTPVIRHSYPREGFPSLDVQFFTDDDGKTYAYWGTWVHYNNGYAVGQLDNQTMDKMFAAENIPLEQTPEPFEAPYMMKRNGKYILMYSGASCHDETYNVRYSYSDSPYGSFTPGQNNPILSTNANQSVHGPGHHSILKNNDDYYIVYHRHDYPFTAGGLARQICIDSLVFENDSTIRPVVPSHQGIANFETSKVPEDIAFLASTSASSSYHLESLNYDYKPSFATDNNNATMWKAANNTLPQDLTIDLGEVKNIKRIMTQFEFASYYYQYKIEHSADGKKWEMYVDKSTNMTSGSPMIDDKNVAARYLKLTVLGTEKVGLYAAVWNIKVYKELFEIPLRLVNKPSAEEPAVRSKEELLVSLDLTNLSPPDEPLKSIPNKGSVGGSFTKSGEVFLEEAGGTKFLHFKKGALTLKDRAVPKSLAWNGAYTVAVWAKNPDINKADECLVSWCDREEFYLANSYNALFYNRSGYGAAAHLDGHFDLPYETLPTADQWHHIVLTFDGVVEKVYVDGLLNTSQNITLASATDSAKIILGASDVGENYTGYLASVQMYDYALSEKEVKKLMGKTKPKTY; this is translated from the coding sequence ATGAAAAAAGTTTATTTGCTTCTAGCGTTCATGTTGTTTTCTTTACTGCAAGCGTATTCGCAGGAAAATTTCAAATTTGATTCCCCGGGAGCTAAAAACCCGATCATCCCTGGTTGGTTTGCCGACCCTACTATCGTAAAAATTGACAACATTTACTACATCTATGCCACTACTGACAACGAAATGCTTGCCTCGGGAGCACCCACTTTGTGGTACAGCAAAGATTTCCAGAACTGGTACAACTACACCATGGAAGTGCCTTCTTTGGAATCGGTAAACCTCCGGAATTTCTGGGCGCCTGACTTGGTGATTGGAAACGATGGGAAATACTATTTGTACTTCGGGAATTGCCAAGCAGGCTGCAATATTTACGGCTATGTTTCCGACACCCCTTACGGACCTTGGGCCAAACTTCATGAAGACGACACACCCGTTATTCGTCATAGTTATCCTAGAGAAGGCTTCCCCTCGCTCGATGTACAATTCTTTACCGACGATGATGGAAAAACCTATGCCTACTGGGGAACTTGGGTGCATTACAACAACGGGTACGCCGTGGGGCAGCTCGACAACCAAACGATGGATAAGATGTTTGCCGCTGAAAATATCCCACTTGAGCAAACTCCCGAGCCTTTCGAAGCTCCGTATATGATGAAAAGGAACGGAAAATACATTTTGATGTATTCTGGCGCTTCTTGCCACGATGAAACCTACAACGTCAGGTATTCTTATTCCGACAGCCCTTATGGTTCTTTCACCCCAGGGCAGAACAACCCGATTTTGAGTACCAATGCCAACCAATCTGTCCATGGTCCGGGGCATCATTCTATCTTAAAAAATAACGATGATTATTACATAGTCTATCACCGCCACGATTACCCGTTTACCGCTGGAGGGCTTGCTAGACAAATCTGTATCGACAGCCTCGTTTTTGAAAATGACTCTACTATCCGACCAGTTGTTCCTTCCCACCAAGGCATAGCTAATTTTGAAACCTCAAAAGTGCCTGAAGACATCGCTTTTTTAGCCAGCACAAGCGCATCCTCATCTTACCATTTGGAGTCGCTCAATTACGATTACAAGCCCTCATTCGCAACCGACAACAATAATGCAACCATGTGGAAAGCTGCGAATAACACGCTGCCACAAGATCTTACGATTGATTTGGGCGAAGTAAAAAACATCAAAAGGATAATGACCCAATTTGAATTTGCCAGTTACTATTACCAATACAAGATTGAGCATTCTGCCGATGGCAAAAAATGGGAAATGTATGTTGATAAGTCGACTAACATGACATCGGGTAGCCCGATGATTGACGACAAAAATGTTGCCGCCCGCTACCTAAAGCTCACCGTGTTGGGTACTGAGAAAGTTGGGCTTTATGCTGCCGTTTGGAACATAAAAGTATATAAAGAACTTTTTGAAATTCCACTGCGACTGGTAAATAAACCTTCTGCTGAAGAACCAGCGGTGAGAAGCAAAGAAGAATTGTTGGTCAGTCTGGATTTAACAAACCTGTCCCCTCCTGATGAGCCGCTAAAAAGCATTCCAAACAAAGGCTCGGTTGGTGGGAGTTTCACTAAAAGCGGCGAAGTCTTCCTAGAAGAAGCAGGCGGAACAAAATTCCTCCATTTTAAAAAAGGGGCTTTAACCTTGAAAGACCGAGCTGTACCAAAAAGCTTGGCTTGGAACGGCGCTTACACCGTAGCAGTCTGGGCAAAAAATCCCGATATCAATAAAGCAGATGAGTGCCTAGTATCTTGGTGCGACCGAGAAGAGTTTTACTTGGCAAACTCTTACAATGCCCTATTTTACAACAGAAGCGGCTATGGAGCGGCTGCCCATTTGGATGGGCACTTTGATTTGCCTTACGAAACATTACCAACTGCAGATCAGTGGCACCATATCGTACTTACGTTCGACGGCGTGGTGGAAAAAGTGTATGTGGATGGTCTGTTGAATACTTCGCAAAACATCACGTTGGCGTCGGCTACCGACAGTGCCAAGATCATACTTGGGGCTTCCGATGTGGGCGAAAACTATACTGGTTACTTGGCATCGGTGCAAATGTACGATTATGCCCTAAGCGAAAAGGAGGTGAAAAAACTGATGGGCAAGACAAAGCCAAAAACGTACTAA
- a CDS encoding histidine kinase yields the protein MYNYKFPSKALYRIVLHILFWVFSFFTINYVFAITDEITLNDYLFTGLFHISLLIGVYINLELLIPKFFQKRSYLIYLSLFAIVVFSTTFLNLLTFNWLADIVLPNYYFVSYFDELELVITVFIYLLVTSLLKLSKSWFHLQELNHQINKIAKENAESQLNALKAQINPHFLFNSLNVLHSLALKQSEESPDAIIKLADILRYVIYESRKSTVSISSEVELIKNYLSLQRYRIDDSAKVEFVTDIKNEGKIAPMLFLPLVENSFKHGIKGDLEDTFVKISLRSSSTETYFEIENNKGKVDKIDAEDEGGIGVANIKKRLDLIYPHQHSFEIVENNSTFKVNLMINHEN from the coding sequence ATGTACAACTACAAATTTCCTTCCAAAGCCCTTTACAGGATTGTCCTGCATATTCTCTTTTGGGTCTTTTCTTTTTTTACCATCAACTATGTGTTTGCCATCACAGATGAAATCACCCTAAACGATTATTTGTTTACAGGGCTTTTTCACATCAGTTTATTGATAGGTGTGTATATAAACTTGGAGCTTTTGATTCCGAAGTTTTTCCAAAAAAGGAGCTACTTAATTTACCTTTCCCTGTTTGCCATAGTAGTTTTTTCCACTACTTTTTTGAATCTCCTCACCTTCAATTGGTTGGCAGATATAGTATTGCCTAATTATTATTTTGTTTCATATTTTGATGAATTAGAGCTAGTTATTACCGTCTTTATTTACCTATTGGTTACCAGCTTGCTTAAGCTTTCCAAGTCTTGGTTTCATTTACAAGAGCTTAACCACCAGATCAATAAGATTGCAAAAGAAAATGCGGAGAGCCAGTTGAATGCCCTAAAAGCCCAGATAAACCCGCACTTTTTGTTCAACAGTTTGAATGTGCTGCATTCCTTGGCGCTCAAGCAATCGGAGGAATCGCCCGATGCCATCATCAAGCTTGCCGATATATTGCGCTATGTGATTTACGAATCGAGGAAAAGTACGGTGAGCATAAGCTCGGAAGTAGAGCTGATCAAAAATTACCTGAGCCTTCAGCGCTACCGAATTGACGATTCTGCCAAAGTGGAATTTGTGACCGATATTAAAAATGAGGGTAAAATAGCTCCCATGCTTTTCCTGCCTTTGGTAGAAAACAGCTTCAAGCATGGTATAAAAGGAGATTTGGAAGATACTTTTGTGAAAATTTCCTTGCGCTCCAGTTCAACTGAAACCTATTTTGAAATAGAAAATAACAAAGGCAAAGTAGATAAAATTGATGCGGAAGACGAGGGCGGTATCGGCGTTGCCAACATCAAAAAACGGCTCGATTTAATTTACCCTCATCAGCATTCTTTTGAGATTGTGGAAAACAATTCGACCTTTAAAGTCAACTTAATGATAAACCATGAAAATTAA
- a CDS encoding SusC/RagA family TonB-linked outer membrane protein — MYALLAMTTVTMAQTMVKGKVTTTDGEELPGVSIIVKGSSKGAVTGIDGNFSLEVDSKSAILVFSYIGFLTQEIQVDGRTDFNISLVEDITQLTEVVVIGYGTQRREDVTTAVTTVKPKEFVQGAVRNAGELLRGKVAGLTISTSSGDPEAGIELLLRGVTSIYGSSAPLVLIDGYPGGLNSISPNDIESIDVLKDASASAIYGTRGKNGVILITTKKAKGDGSMTLEYSGYVSTDRFQKTADFMSADDVRGKISEGLIDPSYDLGGNTNWLDEISRSPLNHFHDLSLRGGNQRTTYSANVSFQDAEGIFLGSDNTEAKFRMELDHYLIEDKLKVNANVLKGIQKYGAFDGWTYRQALIRNPTDNVTDNEGNWVEHPDQFQYENPLGLINERKYDNNSQWTWLTGSASYFPLDGLELKVVGSRHEWSQDIGNYETKKHISNVRDGKNGVAYISNNKTVENFLDLTANYSKNINKHRVSALLGYSYIDWENYGNSITNFDFPTDNFTYNSIEQGRALREGLSGAGVDSWRSDWKLIGFFGRVGYGFDDKYNILASLRYEGSSRFGDDNKWGFFPAISAGWTISNEAFLSDASTIDNLKLRVGYGRTGSISSNPYESLTRYAYSSTQFYFNGQDWVSVLSPVANPNPNLGWETNVEYNIGLDFELLQNVISGSIDLYDRTLEDLVYDYPVPVPPNLVGTTKANAASMSNKGIEVAVNITPIKREKFEWVTSLNYSRNTNKLESLSNDEFQVENDFFYDGYTGDPIQLSTHKVEEGEAIGSFWGYKSVGLDDDGKWLIESGVDGEIKALADAVPDDMQILGNGLPQWYAAWNNYFRYGRFDLNITMRGAFDYQILNFQRMFYENPTVVYNKLASSYDEIDGKVLASPQSYVSHYIEDGDFWKIDNITLGYNFNTANIKGIKSARVYVSGSNLFTITNYKGLDPEVTRNTQVGDNSGLAPGNDSRDKYPTVRTFTLGANLRF, encoded by the coding sequence GTGTATGCACTACTTGCAATGACTACTGTGACCATGGCACAAACTATGGTAAAAGGAAAAGTAACCACAACAGATGGGGAAGAGCTTCCTGGGGTGAGTATTATTGTGAAAGGCTCTTCCAAAGGAGCCGTTACAGGTATCGATGGTAATTTCAGTTTAGAAGTCGATTCTAAATCTGCCATTCTTGTCTTCTCCTACATTGGTTTTTTAACACAGGAAATACAAGTAGATGGCAGGACAGATTTTAATATCAGCTTGGTGGAAGACATTACCCAACTAACTGAAGTAGTGGTAATTGGTTATGGAACCCAACGCAGAGAAGATGTTACAACAGCAGTTACTACAGTAAAACCTAAAGAATTTGTACAAGGGGCTGTCCGCAATGCTGGTGAACTTCTAAGAGGCAAAGTAGCTGGATTGACCATTAGCACCTCTTCTGGAGACCCAGAAGCAGGAATAGAATTATTGCTAAGAGGGGTGACCTCAATATATGGTTCATCTGCACCTTTAGTACTTATAGATGGTTATCCGGGCGGGTTAAACTCAATTTCTCCCAATGATATAGAATCTATCGATGTTTTGAAAGATGCCTCTGCATCAGCTATTTATGGTACTCGTGGTAAAAATGGAGTAATCCTAATTACCACTAAAAAAGCCAAAGGAGATGGGTCAATGACCTTAGAGTATAGCGGCTACGTTTCAACTGATAGATTTCAAAAAACAGCAGATTTTATGAGTGCTGACGATGTAAGAGGGAAAATCAGCGAAGGTTTGATTGATCCTTCTTATGACCTTGGAGGTAATACTAACTGGCTAGACGAAATAAGTAGAAGCCCACTAAACCATTTTCACGACCTTTCTCTTAGAGGTGGAAACCAAAGAACTACTTATAGTGCAAATGTTAGCTTTCAAGACGCCGAAGGTATTTTCCTTGGATCAGATAATACTGAGGCGAAATTCCGTATGGAGTTGGATCATTACTTAATCGAAGACAAACTAAAAGTAAACGCAAATGTCCTTAAAGGAATCCAGAAATATGGTGCTTTTGACGGCTGGACGTATCGCCAAGCTTTGATTAGAAACCCTACCGATAATGTAACCGATAACGAAGGAAACTGGGTAGAGCACCCAGATCAATTCCAATATGAAAACCCTTTGGGGCTTATCAATGAAAGAAAATATGATAATAACTCCCAGTGGACATGGTTGACTGGTTCTGCATCTTATTTTCCACTCGATGGGCTAGAATTAAAAGTAGTTGGGTCTAGGCACGAATGGAGTCAAGATATTGGAAACTATGAAACCAAGAAGCATATCTCAAATGTACGAGATGGTAAAAATGGAGTTGCTTATATCTCAAATAACAAAACGGTTGAAAACTTCCTTGACCTGACTGCAAACTATTCAAAAAATATAAACAAACACCGTGTGTCAGCACTATTGGGTTACAGTTATATTGACTGGGAAAACTACGGAAACTCTATTACCAACTTTGATTTCCCTACTGACAACTTTACCTACAATAGCATAGAGCAAGGTCGTGCACTCCGAGAAGGATTAAGCGGCGCTGGCGTAGATAGTTGGAGAAGTGACTGGAAATTGATTGGCTTTTTTGGCAGGGTGGGTTATGGCTTTGACGACAAGTATAACATTTTGGCTAGTTTGAGATATGAAGGTTCATCAAGGTTTGGTGATGATAACAAATGGGGGTTTTTCCCAGCAATATCAGCAGGTTGGACCATTAGCAATGAAGCCTTTTTATCAGACGCTTCCACTATTGATAACTTGAAACTAAGGGTTGGGTACGGTAGAACTGGTTCAATTTCGTCTAATCCATATGAATCATTGACAAGATATGCCTACAGTTCCACACAGTTTTATTTTAATGGGCAAGACTGGGTAAGTGTACTTTCTCCTGTAGCAAACCCTAACCCTAATTTAGGTTGGGAAACAAACGTCGAGTATAACATAGGGCTAGACTTTGAACTACTTCAAAATGTCATTTCAGGCTCTATTGACCTCTATGACCGTACGCTGGAAGACTTAGTATACGATTACCCTGTTCCAGTTCCACCAAACTTGGTAGGTACAACTAAGGCAAACGCTGCTTCAATGAGCAACAAGGGTATTGAGGTTGCTGTCAACATCACCCCAATAAAAAGAGAGAAATTTGAATGGGTAACCAGCCTAAACTATTCTAGGAACACAAACAAACTTGAATCGCTTTCCAATGATGAATTCCAAGTTGAAAACGACTTCTTCTATGATGGTTATACTGGAGATCCAATCCAATTGAGTACTCATAAAGTAGAAGAAGGAGAGGCCATCGGTAGCTTTTGGGGATACAAGAGTGTAGGGTTGGATGATGATGGCAAATGGTTGATCGAAAGCGGAGTTGATGGAGAAATAAAAGCACTAGCAGATGCAGTACCTGATGATATGCAAATTCTGGGCAATGGATTACCACAGTGGTACGCCGCATGGAACAACTACTTTCGGTATGGACGTTTCGATTTGAATATCACTATGCGCGGCGCATTTGATTACCAAATCTTAAACTTCCAAAGAATGTTCTACGAAAACCCAACTGTTGTTTACAACAAACTAGCATCTTCTTATGATGAAATCGACGGTAAAGTATTAGCTAGTCCTCAATCATATGTTAGTCACTATATAGAAGACGGTGATTTCTGGAAAATTGACAACATCACCTTAGGGTATAATTTCAATACAGCTAACATCAAAGGAATCAAAAGTGCAAGAGTCTATGTTTCGGGTTCTAACCTGTTCACAATCACAAATTATAAAGGCTTAGACCCTGAAGTGACTAGAAACACCCAAGTAGGGGATAACTCAGGCTTAGCTCCTGGAAATGATAGTCGTGACAAATACCCAACTGTAAGAACATTTACTTTGGGAGCAAACCTTAGATTCTAG
- a CDS encoding LytTR family DNA-binding domain-containing protein has product MKINCIIVDDEPASREVMEKYIGDCPSLFLLKSCKNAFEASDAINAFDVQLIFLDINMPKLSGINFYKSLVSPPFVIFTTAYPEFAVEGFELDAIDYLLKPFPFERFYKAANKAIEVLGSRTNESKPEEFVLWKADKKIYRILLGEINYLEAIGDYVKVQYAGKFIMVHSTFQKLLAQLPEDRFIRVHKSFAIALNKLEAIEGNCILMKGKTIPIGQTYRSDFMELINKLGLG; this is encoded by the coding sequence ATGAAAATTAATTGCATCATAGTAGACGATGAGCCCGCCTCCCGTGAGGTGATGGAAAAATATATTGGCGATTGCCCTTCTCTTTTTCTGTTGAAAAGCTGCAAAAATGCTTTTGAAGCTTCCGATGCCATCAATGCGTTTGATGTCCAGTTGATCTTTTTGGATATCAACATGCCCAAACTTTCGGGCATCAATTTTTACAAATCCTTGGTAAGCCCTCCTTTTGTGATTTTTACTACCGCCTACCCAGAGTTTGCCGTGGAAGGGTTTGAGCTAGATGCGATCGATTATTTGCTCAAGCCCTTTCCTTTTGAGCGGTTTTACAAGGCGGCAAACAAAGCCATAGAGGTATTGGGGAGTAGAACTAATGAGTCCAAACCAGAAGAGTTTGTGCTATGGAAAGCGGATAAGAAAATCTACCGAATTCTGTTGGGGGAAATCAATTACCTTGAGGCAATCGGCGATTATGTGAAGGTTCAGTATGCTGGCAAATTCATTATGGTGCACAGCACATTCCAAAAACTCCTTGCCCAGCTTCCCGAAGACCGCTTCATTAGGGTGCACAAGTCGTTTGCCATCGCCTTGAACAAGCTAGAAGCCATAGAAGGAAATTGCATCCTAATGAAAGGGAAAACAATCCCGATTGGGCAGACCTACCGCTCCGATTTTATGGAATTGATCAATAAATTAGGGTTGGGGTAA